The Apostichopus japonicus isolate 1M-3 chromosome 20, ASM3797524v1, whole genome shotgun sequence genome contains a region encoding:
- the LOC139961798 gene encoding uncharacterized protein, which produces MEQMVKSLARPLPHGERPMKLFALNYDVEKVNSDCLLNMNGTMKSYKGIDDGNIRALSRSVALPVLHLKVSAPVILTANVTRTLVNGLRGIVQDMHTSHVTVQFNGLDGTTNVHPFRFTVFSADKGKDVASRKQLPLALAFAMTVHKAQGMSIKRLEVDCRHMTFPGQIGVAIERAQSKDGLHVTHFKLNLLKPQPREFYDSESTPMKDTLHCCQVNVDSLHQVEQKAADFTPQSSCHEEKDPDSDEELLNFMDMYEKVLTGDAGDTLPFQTTDLLDAMTCKIVLTKEQENLNNQITLLRSRISIADSFMSKIYNTVKSLFETLVPLGNSKNHNCSTFYASFNNYLGSEAYFGHVEQLFLTTTLEKIQSRLAFGLACKVREVVTTNATKQMKDAADREAQEAQKVFDTFDGGRSKLRYIGGWCVATVRHRKREAVKRHMYSPKAKEFVNTTHRQVELLDMLVVTAASIHETSCDKPSLAESRGKII; this is translated from the coding sequence GCACTATGAAGAGTTACAAAGGAATTGACGATGGGAACATAAGAGCGCTGTCAAGAAGTGTGGCACTACCGGTGTTACATCTGAAGGTAAGTGCTCCTGTTATCCTGACAGCAAACGTAACACGAACACTAGTGAATGGACTAAGAGGGATTGTGCAGGATATGCACACCAGCCATGTAACAGTGCAGTTTAACGGATTGGATGGTACAACTAATGTTCATCCCTTTAGATTTACAGTCTTTTCTGCAGACAAAGGAAAGGATGTTGCAAGCAGAAAGCAGCTACCACTGGCACTCGCTTTTGCTATGACAGTCCACAAGGCCCAGGGAATGTCTATTAAGAGACTAGAAGTAGACTGTCGACATATGACATTTCCAGGACAGATCGGAGTTGCAATTGAAAGAGCACAATCCAAAGATGGTCTACATGTCACACATTTTAAGCTGAACCTACTTAAGCCACAACCAAGAGAATTCTATGACTCTGAATCAACCCCTATGAAGGATACGCTTCACTGCTGCCAAGTTAATGTGGACAGCTTGCATCAAGTTGAACAAAAGGCAGCAGATTTCACCCCTCAGTCAAGTTGTCATGAAGAGAAAGACCCTGACAGTGATGAAGAATTACTAAACTTCATGGATATGTACGAGAAGGTACTAACAGGGGATGCAGGTGACACATTGCCTTTTCAAACAACAGACTTACTAGATGCCATGACCTGTAAGATTGTCCTAACAAAGGAGCAGGAAAACCTTAACAACCAAATCACTTTACTGAGATCCCGCATCAGCATCGCCGACTCTTTTATGAGTAAAATCTACAACACAGTTAAAAGCCTCTTTGAAACACTTGTACCACTAGGCAACTCCAAAAATCACAACTGCTCCACTTTCTATGCCTCCTTCAACAACTACTTGGGATCTGAAGCCTACTTTGGCCATGTGGAGCAACTTTTTCTGACCACCACCTTGGAGAAGATACAATCTAGGCTGGCATTTGGCCTTGCTTGCAAAGTTCGGGAAGTTGTTACTACAAATGCAACTAAACAGATGAAGGATGCTGCAGACAGAGAGGCACAGGAAGCACAGAAGGTGTTTGACACCTTTGATGGTGGCAGATCTAAGTTGCGGTATATTGGTGGGTGGTGTGTGGCTACAGTGAGGCACAGGAAGAGAGAGGCAGTGAAGAGGCATATGTACAGTCCAAAAGCCAAGGAGTTTGTAAACACCACACACAGACAAGTGGAGCTGCTGGACATGCTTGTAGTAACTGCTGCAAGTATACATGAAACTTCATGTGACAAACCATCACTTGCAGAATCCAGAGGAAAAATAATCTAA
- the LOC139961408 gene encoding glycoprotein 3-alpha-L-fucosyltransferase A-like: MVPERYDCQNGIVNFQRADINSSKFRRSKVVIFAGGFKDKSLWKRLLAKRTPRQIWVFTTDESPLTTMDYIPPKQYNIGRNIFNVTYTYHSKSDISVPYGRYKPYVTFNDDEIDVDYHKLHHKFAMWMSSHCDTISWDRTKFVKDLAEYMPIDRFGKCGNMTPKCKRRSSNCGWLQRDYMFNLAFENSCCEEYISEKFWKVLSTGVSIPVVIGAKKEDYKRLGPPNSFIHVDDFNSMQDLATYLQRVANNSVLYNSFFKWKKFGTVSQTEYLDRRIVYNKSACLLMDFLKNGVTEKKDTFDLYGSSWLGGCKGCSSKAWIAKYGYTPGEHFTAN; encoded by the coding sequence ATGGTACCAGAAAGATACGACTGTCAGAATGGAATTGTTAATTTTCAGAGAGCAGATATAAATTCCTCTAAATTTAGGAGATCGAAAGTGGTTATATTCGCCGGTGGTTTTAAAGACAAAAGCTTGTGGAAGAGATTGCTAGCGAAGCGAACACCACGACAAATATGGGTATTTACTACCGACGAAAGCCCATTAACAACAATGGACTACATTCCGCCCAAACAGTACAACATTGGAAGGAACATATTTAACGTTACATACACTTACCATTCCAAATCGGACATTTCAGTACCTTATGGCCGTTACAAACCCTACGTTACCTTTAACGATGACGAAATCGACGTGGATTATCATAAGTTGCACCACAAGTTTGCCATGTGGATGTCCAGTCACTGTGATACTATTTCTTGGGATCGCACTAAGTTCGTGAAGGATCTGGCAGAATACATGCCCATTGACAGGTTCGGAAAATGTGGTAACATGACACCTAAATGTAAACGACGTTCCTCAAACTGTGGATGGCTACAACGAGACTACATGTTTAATTTAGCCTTCGAAAATAGTTGCTGTGAAGAATATATTTCTGAAAAGTTTTGGAAAGTGCTAAGCACAGGTGTGAGCATCCCTGTGGTTATTGGGGCAAAGAAAGAGGACTACAAGAGGTTAGGACCGCCAAATTCTTTTATCCATGTGGATGACTTTAATTCGATGCAAGACCTTGCTACCTACTTACAAAGAGTAGCAAATAACTCTGTTTTGTATAACTCCTTCTTTAAATGGAAAAAGTTTGGAACGGTCAGTCAAACCGAATATCTTGATAGGAGAATTGTATATAACAAGTCGGCTTGTTTGTTGATGGATTTTCTAAAAAATGGCGTCACAGAGAAGAAGGACACGTTCGACTTATACGGGTCTTCTTGGCTGGGAGGTTGTAAAGGTTGCAGCAGTAAAGCATGGATAGCAAAGTATGGTTATACACCAGGAGAGCATTTTACCGCTAACTGA